A segment of the Aureliella helgolandensis genome:
CAGTTGCTGCTCGGCCCATCCAATTTGCTGGCCAAATTCGAGCACACCGGACAATCCCAGTTGCCTCTGTCTGCGGACCTGGAAGAGATGGCCGCCACAATCTCTGCCGCGACTGAAACCCCGATTGTCATCCTGACCAGTGGCGATCCGTTGTTTTATGGAACGGCTCGCTTTCTGTGTGAGAAGCTTGGCAAAGACCGCTTTGAGGTATTGCCGCACGTCAGCAGTATGCAATTGGCGTTCGCGAGAGTGAAAGAGAGCTGGGACGAAGCTTACCTCACTAACCTGGCGACCCAATCGCTCCCCCGTGTTGTCCAACGCATTCGCTCGGCGGAAAAAGTCGGCTTGTTTACGACCGAACAAACACCTCCAGCGAAACTTGCACAGTCCTTGCTGGATCAGGGGATCGATTACTTCACGGCCTATATCTGCGAGAACCTAGGGTCTCCCGACGAACGCGTGACGCGAGGCTTGTTGCCCGAAATCGCACAACAGAGCTTTGGCGGCCTAAATGTGATGGTGTTGGTGCGACACCCGGATGTACCCGATCGCCCCTCTGGTTTGAAAGGCAAGCGATTGTTTGGCAACCATGACGAATGCTTCCTGCAAAGCCGGCCCAAACGTGGCTTGCTCACGCGGAGCGAAGTCCGTGTGATTGCACTTTCGGAACTCAACCTATGCTCCCAGAGTGTCGTTTGGGACATTGGTGCCGGGAGCGGATCGGTGGCGATTGAAGCCGCCCAACTGGCTCCCGAGGGCAGCGTCTATGCCATCGAAATGGATCCGGAAGATTACAACTTACTGATTGAAAACTCAAAGACCTTTGGCACCGACAACTTGACTCCAATCCTAGGGGAAGCCCCGGATGCCTGGCGAGATTTACCGTCTCCGGACGCCGTGTTTGTCGGTGGCACGGGGCGGGCCGTCGTGGGCCTTATCGAAGCGGTCTGGCCACGCCTCCGCAGTGGTGGACGTCTAGTGATCAACGTTGCCAGTCTCGATAATTTGACTGCCATTGAAGCCGCCCTGAAGGCATTGAACGGCGAACCGCAAATCATGATGGTCAACATCTCGCGGAGCCAACAACAAATGGACCATATCCGCCTGGAGTCGTCGAATCCATCCTTTTTGGTAACTGCAGTTAAGGCGAATACCGACCATTAGCGAACAATGCCAGTTAGGTTGTGCTAGTAGCGGGTCGAAATAGTGACCTGCCGCGTGAGCAAGGATGGGTGGTTGCTCCTACAACATGGTTCCAAGTACGACCTTCCCAGTAAAACCAACAGCGTTCTTCCATCAACAATCCGTCAAATATCAAGCTATGAGAAAGCCTCGCAGCTAGCAGCGGGTTGAGTTAAGCGTGTTCAGCTCTAACGTCAAAGTAGCGTCCCCAATCATCCTGCTGCGAAAGTCAACCTTCCTTGCTCACGCAGCGGGTTACGATGAAGATACGCTGCTGGCAGCGGGTTGAGTTAAGAGTGTTCAGCTTTAACGCCGAGGTAGCATCCCCAACTATCCTGCAGCGAAAGTCAACCTCCCTTGCTCACGCAGCGGGTTACGATGAAGATACGCAGCTAGCAGCGGGTCGAGTTGAGAGCGTTTAGCTTTGACGCCGAGGTAGCATCCCCAACTATCCTGCAGCGGTAGTCAACCTTCCTTGCTCACGCAGCGGGTTACGATGAAGACACGCTGCTAGCCCACTTCATAGAACTAACGACCGGAAGCAATCCATGAACGAGAATGATGAGTTGCAACTCGATGTTATTGCTGTCGGAGCTCATCCGGATGATATCGAGATCGCGTGCGGCGGCACACTGGCAAAACTTGCGACCCAAGGCTATCGGGTGGGCATCATCGATTTGACCAACGGAGAACCGACACCTCGCTGCGATGATCCGGCCATCCGCCTGGCCGAGGCCGATGCGGCGGCGAAGACGTTGGGAATTGCAATGCGCAAGGTGTTGACCTTGCCCAATCGCCGCTTATTCGACAGCTTCGAGGCGCGCGTTGCGTTGGCCACGGAGTTTCGGAGGTACCGCCCGCAGATTGTCATCGGCTTCGGCAACAAGACCCCCATGGCCTCCCCAGATCATTACCAGGCGATGCTCATCACCGATGCGGCGATCTTCTACTCGCGGCTGACTAAATGGGACGAACATTTCGCAGGCTTGCCCGTTCATATCATTCCTGTCCACCTAAATTTCCACTTAGGGCTGGAGCCCACTCAGGTAGCTGAGCACGGTAGTCATATTACGGTCGACATTTCCGAACAATTGGAAACTAAGATTGCGTCGGTGCTGTGTTACCAGACGCAGTTCCCGCCGGAAAAACATCGCACGCTCGACCGAGTCCGCCACATCGCGGGTCATGCTGGGGCCGCGGCTGGCTTTGAAGCCGGGGAAGTCTTCGCAACAACTCGCGCACTGGGTTGCCAAGATTTGGTCAAAACCGTGCTACCTACTGCATAGGATTCACCATGGGCCTGTCGCCTCTGATTCGACCTCACGTCCATGCGCACCCAACGCTGGATACCGCCATTTGGTACCTCCATCTGCGTTGGGTGGCTGTAGCCGGCCAACTTCTGACCATGCTGGCCGTAGCCTGGGGATTGAAGATCCAGCTCCCCAATTGGGAATTGCTGGGTCTGATCGGAATCACGGCGATCTCCAACGTGGCCTATGCCTTCTGGTTATCCCACCTGCATCGCGGGGGCCTCGAATACGGAGAACGCCTCCCGACCGATCAAGTCGTATCGAGTCTGATGTTGGTAGACATCCTGGTCTTGTCGGGGATGCTCTACCATTCCGCCGGCTTAGCCAACCCCTTCGCCTTGTTCTATTTCGTCAACGTCGCAGTCGCCGGGGCCATACTCACCCCGGCCTGGGCCTGGGGGATTTGGGGAGCAACCGTGGCTTGCGTCACGCTGCTTCTCATTCACACCCTGCCCCTCGCTGAACTCTCCAATGTCAACCAACTAGCGGCCTCCGACCCTACGGCCCCTATCTGGACGATTCCCAAGCTCGGTTTCCTCGTCTCCTTTGCAACCTGCTCCGGTGTCATTACCTATTTCATTACCATCCTGACCGGTGAGCTGCGGCAGCGAGAGCAAGCCTTGCAAGAGGCCGAAGGTGCTCGCGTGCGCAATCGCCAGCTGGAGGCTCTCGCCACCCTGGCAGCTGGTGCAGGCCATGAGCTGGCGAATCCACTGAGTACCATCGCAGTGGTGGCCAAAGAGCTGAGTCGCGCACTGGAAAAACAGAACGCGCCGGAAGCGGTCTTGACCGATGTAGCCCTCATCCGCTCGGAACTCGATCGTTGCCGCCAAATCTTGGACCGCATGACCAGTACTGCAGGCGAAGCGGCCGGAGAGCAACTGCAATCTGTAACCATCGACACCTTTCTCTGCGAAACGACCGTTGGCTTGCGCGAGCCGGGCCGAGTCCAAATCAAGATCGATGAACAGGTAAAGACGCTCACCAACCTGCTTCCGGTCCAGGCAGCCGCTCAGGCGGTGCGAAATGTCATCCAAAACGCACTCGACGCCAGTCAACCGGGAGCCGAGGTGGCTGTTTCGGCGACCCGACATCAGTCCCACTGGAAGATCCTCGTCGTAGACCGCGGAGACGGCATGCCCGCAGATGTCATGGCCCGAATTGGAGAGCCGTTCTTCACCACAAAGGAACCAGGGCGGGGAATGGGACTTGGGCTCTATTTGACCCAGAATGTCTTACGACGGCTCAATGGCTCGCTGGACTTTGAGAGCAAACCTGGACACGGAACCACCGCCACCGTTATTTTGCCGACCCAACGAAATTAGAGGGGGTGTGCCGGCGAAACTGACGCTCTGTCGAGTTTAGAATTTCCGGTCGCCTGTCCGAGTGGCTCGGCCCACGCTCCAGGGACCACGCTCCAGGGGCCACGCTCCAGGGGCCACGCCTTAGCAACTTGCGTGCTAACGGCTTGTTGATGTATGAGTGCTTTCTGCTTTACCGCAACGGCGGCACCCCGATCCCTTTGGGCGGCGACCACTCTTCCTTGCCGGGCTGTTGATTTAATCGCCATTTGAATTTTAATGCGGAGGTTGCGTCCTTAATTGACTTGTAGTGGAGGTTATCTTCCCTTGCTCACGCGGCGGGTTACTATTTCAACAGCCCGTCACGCAGCGGGGCATTATTCCAGCAGTCCGCTATTCCAGCAGTTCCCCAAGCAGCGGTCGAGCCGCTTCGAACAACAGGACTTGGCGTTTGAGGCGTCTTCTGAGCCGTAAATAACTCATGCTTAGCGAACGCGCAAGCTGGCCCCTGAAAACCACTGACCTAGCCAGCTCCGTATCGAACCGAGAAAAACGCCAAGAGCGCAAAGCACTGCGTTTAGAGGCGCATTTCGCTAGGGAGAATCGCAGATTTCTGAAAGTTCCCAGGCTCGAGAACTCGGCGCAGTCCAAGGATCGGTTAAGCTGGAGAGAAGCAGAATCTTCGAGGGCCGATTCCCTGAATAGGATTGGAGACCAAAGTGGCCGAAGCAACGCAGGCAACTCGATTGATCAAAGACCGATTGCCTGACTCGATCGAGAGTGAAACTATTTCACATGCTCAGAGCATCCTGTTGGTCGACGACAGCATCGTGCTAAGAGATCGACTGGCACTTGCCTTTCAAGAGCGTGGATTTCGAGTCGCTGTGGCGAGTTGCTTTGACGAAGCGGTGTTGGCCTTCCAAACAGAACCTACCGATTTAGCGGTTCTCGACTTGCGGATGCCTGGCAAACCAGGCTTGGTCCTGCTCCAAGAATTGAAACGGCTTAGCCCCGAAACCCAATTCTTAATCCTCTCGGGATTTGGCTCCATTGCGACGGCCATCGATGCCATTCGTTTGGGAGCTGCCAATTTTCTTCCCAAACCAGCCGATGCAGATGACATTCTGACTGCGTTTGCCCGTGGCGGAACTGAAGTCCATGTTTCTAAGGCGGAAGAAGAAATCCCGGTCCCCACGCTCGCTCAAGCGGAATGGGAACATATCCACCGCATCCTAGCGGATTGCGGCGGCAATATCTCCGAAGCAGCCAGACGCCTGGGTATTCACCGACGCTCTCTGCAACGCAAACTGCGCAAGCGTGCCCCCTAGCAACCAGTCTGTTGCCCTCTTCCCCCTGTCGCATTTTGCACCGCTGTGGCATACTTGGGACTCGTCGCGTGGAATGCCGACGGCGAGGTCTATAGTAGGCGCAATATCTAGGATGGTGTACGTCCCATTGCTAGCAACAGAGTCGAGAAGGCCTTGAATCGCCACGCTTGACGCCAACTGTAATGCAGATTCAAGTTCGAAAACTTGAGCTTACGCCGATCCGTCTAGGCAAGGATGGCTGCGATTGAACAGTGACTGCAATTGAACAGTGACGAGGCCCCGAAGGGAGACAAATATGTACAAGAATCTTAATCCAGAGCTACTAGGTATTTCTGGCCGTCAAAGTGAGATCATCGAACTGGCTTTGACATACGGTTTCCGTGGAATTGACATCGATATCGACGACATTGTCAAAAGGTGCCAACGTGGTTCCTTTGAGAGCGCATCGCGGTTTCTGGTGAGCTCCAAACTGGAAGCCTCCTGCTTCGACGCTCCGATTGACTTGGACGCCGACGAAGAAACCTTTACCGCTCGCGCAGCGCTCCTCAACGGCGTGGCGGAAATTGCACAGCGAATCCATGCCAAAGTGGCTGTCGTCTCTCTACCTGGGGCCACCGATCGACTCCCTTACCCGGAGTACTTCGATGTGGTCCGCAAGCGGGTTGACCAAATTGCCGAGCTATTTGGTAAGGAAAACGTCCGCCTGGCACTGACATTCTCGCCACAGTCGAGCGCAACCTCCGACAAGCAATTCAAGTTCGTGCAAGACGTCGAGGGCTTTACAGCCCTACTGCGGGCGTGCACTTCATCCAACGTTGGAATCGTGTTTGATTCGTGGGTATGGCACATCGGTGGCGGTACCGACGCCCACCTTGAAACCATCGGCCTGGACAAAGTGGCTGCAATTCGCCTGAGCGACTGCCGCGAAGGCGTAGAGGCAGCGGCGGCCACGGACGACGATTGCCTGATCCCATCACTTGAGGGTGTGATCGACAATGTCGGATACATGCGAAAGTTTGCTGAAGCTGGACTGCAATTGCCTGTTGCCGCCCGCGGCGTGCTGGCCGAAAGTGGCGGAACACGAGATTCTCTGATCAGCGCTACCCAAGACGCGCTCGTTCAAATCTTCGAAGCTGCCGGTCTGCCTAGCAATACCCGCAAGCCCGAAATGTTCGCCAACACCGGTTACTCGAACTACAACCGCGAATAGCCTGAGTCAGGCTCAACGGCGCACCGGCTGCTTCAGCCGCAAACCGCCAGCGGCCCGTCGAGCTGAGAGCGTTTCAGTTTTGCCGTAAGTTGGCAGGACTTACCGAATGACGCTTTAGCGGTTATGCCCCTGCGTTGAATTCGCAGCGGCCCGCAGAGTCGACGTACTGCTAAGGCGACAAGCCGCACCAAAACTCCCGATGACTTCGGGAGTTTTTTTATGCGCGGTCGGCAGTGCCTCAGCCCGGCAACGCACGCTCGCCTCATCACCCTAGCCGCAGAGCACGATCGCCGCAGGCTGCGGCACCGCATCACAAGCTATAGCGATTGTGTGGCTTGTACCATTTCTACCTTCCGAAGATGCGACACACCGACGAACTACGGTAGAGCAGGGGGAGCAAACCGCCGATGGATGAAAACTGTCTGCGTACCGATTGTATTGGTTGTAGGCCTAATGCAAGCATTGCATCAAGCGCAACGCTCCTCCCTTGCTCGATCGTAGGATTCCACGGCGATGAAGATAACCAATCAAGCCAGCGTGGCCGCGCTGCTAGCTACCGCATTAGGGAATATTCCAGGAGCAACTTGGGCCGCAGACGGAGTCATCCTACAACCTCGCTACCGCGCCGAACTTCAACAATCTCAGTCCCCTCCACCAGTGGAGCGGTCGGCACGTACACTCCCAGGTAGTCCAGCCCCTGCACCGCGCAGCCTGCTGCCCCCTCCTCAAGTTAATCAGCAAGCCATCAGTCCCGCAGCCAGCGAACCCTACTTCCGCGGTGCGGTCAGTGCCGACACCACGCGCGAGCTGAACTGGGTTCCTGTCCAACCGCATTCGCAGGTTGAAACCACGGTAGCGCGGCCACACAGCCTTGCACCGCCAGCGAACAGCGTCACAGCGAACAGCGTCACAACAAACAGCGTCACAACAGCACCGATCGACACATCCCCACGAACTGCAGTGCAAGCCCGCGGAGCTAAAACTCGCCCTGGGCCGCTGGAGATTCAGCTGGCTCCACCGCCAACATCCTTCCCCACCAATTTGCCGGAAGTGCATGGCGAAATCCATGGCGACGCCGAGAGTGTTGAACTGTCGGGCAATCGTCAGGGTGCTCAGGAGGAACGGGTGGAGTTCGGCCCCTCAGCCTCGCTCATTTCAATAACTAGGCCTCCATACGCTAGCCCCCATGACGGGCAAGCATTGCAGAGCCAAGCGTCATCTAGAAACGCACCGGCAGCAGTGCCGCAGAGCATCCTGGAAACACCGCCACAGATATCGCAACTGCAGAACACCTCCCTGCCACCAGGCTGGCAAGCGGTCCGAGAGCGATTGACCCAACACATGCAAGTGAGTGAAGGGTTGATA
Coding sequences within it:
- the cbiE gene encoding precorrin-6y C5,15-methyltransferase (decarboxylating) subunit CbiE; amino-acid sequence: MSDKITIIGIGDDGVDGLTRQAHDTISQAQLLLGPSNLLAKFEHTGQSQLPLSADLEEMAATISAATETPIVILTSGDPLFYGTARFLCEKLGKDRFEVLPHVSSMQLAFARVKESWDEAYLTNLATQSLPRVVQRIRSAEKVGLFTTEQTPPAKLAQSLLDQGIDYFTAYICENLGSPDERVTRGLLPEIAQQSFGGLNVMVLVRHPDVPDRPSGLKGKRLFGNHDECFLQSRPKRGLLTRSEVRVIALSELNLCSQSVVWDIGAGSGSVAIEAAQLAPEGSVYAIEMDPEDYNLLIENSKTFGTDNLTPILGEAPDAWRDLPSPDAVFVGGTGRAVVGLIEAVWPRLRSGGRLVINVASLDNLTAIEAALKALNGEPQIMMVNISRSQQQMDHIRLESSNPSFLVTAVKANTDH
- a CDS encoding PIG-L family deacetylase; the protein is MNENDELQLDVIAVGAHPDDIEIACGGTLAKLATQGYRVGIIDLTNGEPTPRCDDPAIRLAEADAAAKTLGIAMRKVLTLPNRRLFDSFEARVALATEFRRYRPQIVIGFGNKTPMASPDHYQAMLITDAAIFYSRLTKWDEHFAGLPVHIIPVHLNFHLGLEPTQVAEHGSHITVDISEQLETKIASVLCYQTQFPPEKHRTLDRVRHIAGHAGAAAGFEAGEVFATTRALGCQDLVKTVLPTA
- a CDS encoding sensor histidine kinase; this translates as MGLSPLIRPHVHAHPTLDTAIWYLHLRWVAVAGQLLTMLAVAWGLKIQLPNWELLGLIGITAISNVAYAFWLSHLHRGGLEYGERLPTDQVVSSLMLVDILVLSGMLYHSAGLANPFALFYFVNVAVAGAILTPAWAWGIWGATVACVTLLLIHTLPLAELSNVNQLAASDPTAPIWTIPKLGFLVSFATCSGVITYFITILTGELRQREQALQEAEGARVRNRQLEALATLAAGAGHELANPLSTIAVVAKELSRALEKQNAPEAVLTDVALIRSELDRCRQILDRMTSTAGEAAGEQLQSVTIDTFLCETTVGLREPGRVQIKIDEQVKTLTNLLPVQAAAQAVRNVIQNALDASQPGAEVAVSATRHQSHWKILVVDRGDGMPADVMARIGEPFFTTKEPGRGMGLGLYLTQNVLRRLNGSLDFESKPGHGTTATVILPTQRN
- a CDS encoding response regulator transcription factor; translated protein: MAEATQATRLIKDRLPDSIESETISHAQSILLVDDSIVLRDRLALAFQERGFRVAVASCFDEAVLAFQTEPTDLAVLDLRMPGKPGLVLLQELKRLSPETQFLILSGFGSIATAIDAIRLGAANFLPKPADADDILTAFARGGTEVHVSKAEEEIPVPTLAQAEWEHIHRILADCGGNISEAARRLGIHRRSLQRKLRKRAP
- a CDS encoding TIM barrel protein, producing MYKNLNPELLGISGRQSEIIELALTYGFRGIDIDIDDIVKRCQRGSFESASRFLVSSKLEASCFDAPIDLDADEETFTARAALLNGVAEIAQRIHAKVAVVSLPGATDRLPYPEYFDVVRKRVDQIAELFGKENVRLALTFSPQSSATSDKQFKFVQDVEGFTALLRACTSSNVGIVFDSWVWHIGGGTDAHLETIGLDKVAAIRLSDCREGVEAAAATDDDCLIPSLEGVIDNVGYMRKFAEAGLQLPVAARGVLAESGGTRDSLISATQDALVQIFEAAGLPSNTRKPEMFANTGYSNYNRE